A stretch of Clostridia bacterium DNA encodes these proteins:
- the amrB gene encoding AmmeMemoRadiSam system protein B — protein sequence MGKIIRGYLVPHPPIIIPEVGGITRKRVQKTIKAMERMAKEVAELRPDTIIVTTPHAQSFRDFFYLPDGDILGGDFSAFGAKEPSFIFRHNMVLMGALCKACEKEGFFAGFLNKEEKKRFSIEERLDHGALVPLYFVQQRIENISILYLPTPYQDIKQMVRFGEILGQTVRESSERVVFLASGDLSHCLNESAPAGYNEAGKRYDKKLYDIVERLDEETFMNITIEEMQDAAECGTRSFATLWGSMHECKLESEIYSYEGTLGVGYLVAAIQQSKEKKHE from the coding sequence ATGGGAAAAATTATTCGGGGATATTTAGTTCCCCATCCACCCATCATTATTCCAGAAGTTGGTGGAATCACGCGAAAACGAGTGCAGAAAACCATAAAGGCGATGGAGCGTATGGCAAAAGAGGTTGCAGAACTTCGACCCGATACCATCATCGTCACGACACCTCATGCTCAGAGCTTTAGAGACTTTTTTTACTTGCCAGATGGAGATATATTGGGAGGAGACTTTTCTGCATTTGGGGCCAAAGAACCTAGTTTCATTTTCCGACATAATATGGTTCTGATGGGTGCTTTATGCAAGGCTTGTGAAAAAGAAGGGTTCTTTGCTGGTTTTTTAAACAAAGAAGAAAAAAAACGATTTTCTATAGAGGAACGATTGGACCATGGAGCATTGGTCCCCTTGTACTTTGTTCAGCAAAGGATTGAAAATATATCCATTCTCTATTTGCCGACACCGTACCAGGACATCAAACAGATGGTGCGCTTTGGTGAAATTTTGGGGCAGACAGTACGGGAATCTTCAGAGCGAGTAGTATTCCTTGCCAGTGGAGATTTATCACACTGCTTAAATGAATCGGCACCAGCAGGCTATAATGAGGCTGGAAAACGCTATGACAAGAAACTTTATGATATCGTGGAACGGTTAGATGAAGAGACTTTTATGAATATTACAATTGAGGAAATGCAAGATGCGGCGGAATGTGGGACACGCTCATTTGCTACCCTATGGGGTTCAATGCATGAGTGCAAGTTGGAAAGTGAAATTTACTCCTATGAAGGGACACTAGGTGTAGGTTATTTGGTTGCTGCCATCCAGCAAAGTAAGGAGAAAAAGCATGAATAG
- the amrS gene encoding AmmeMemoRadiSam system radical SAM enzyme, producing MIYVKEARYYQKLKDNSTHCLLCPHQCHIKVGEMGLCNTRENKEGRLLALNYEEVASLALDPIEKKPLRRFHPGSTILSAGTYGCNMFCPYCQNYELSRAKPGKLRTNHISASKLVNIARQEKSKGNIGLAFTYNEPTVWYEYVLEAAKLAKENNLLVVLVTNGCIEEEPLRELLPYVDAMNIDLKSINPTTYRKTLKGDICATKRTIELAVQSTHVEITTLMVPGLNDSEGEFDETLSYLAGISRNLPLHISRFFPRYKMNHIPATDTDAIYAAMRRAKKKLKYVYSGNLK from the coding sequence ATGATTTATGTGAAGGAAGCTAGATATTATCAGAAACTGAAAGACAATAGTACCCATTGCTTGCTTTGTCCGCACCAATGTCATATCAAAGTAGGAGAAATGGGGCTGTGTAATACTCGGGAAAACAAAGAAGGAAGGTTGTTGGCCTTAAACTATGAAGAAGTTGCTTCCCTAGCATTAGATCCAATCGAAAAAAAACCTCTTCGACGTTTTCATCCAGGCAGTACCATTCTTTCCGCAGGAACGTATGGTTGTAATATGTTCTGTCCATACTGCCAGAATTATGAGCTCTCTCGAGCTAAACCGGGAAAGCTGCGAACTAACCATATTAGCGCCAGTAAATTGGTGAATATAGCAAGGCAAGAAAAAAGCAAGGGCAACATCGGTCTGGCATTTACCTACAACGAGCCTACCGTCTGGTACGAATATGTGTTGGAAGCTGCTAAATTGGCTAAGGAAAATAATCTCCTTGTGGTGTTGGTTACCAATGGATGTATTGAAGAAGAACCGTTACGAGAACTGCTCCCCTATGTTGATGCGATGAATATAGATTTAAAATCCATCAATCCAACTACGTACCGAAAAACACTAAAAGGGGATATATGTGCAACGAAGCGTACCATCGAACTGGCTGTTCAATCCACCCATGTGGAAATTACTACGCTAATGGTACCAGGACTCAATGATAGTGAGGGAGAATTTGATGAAACACTCAGTTATCTAGCAGGTATATCACGAAATCTTCCGTTGCATATATCACGATTCTTCCCACGCTATAAGATGAATCATATTCCGGCAACGGATACGGATGCCATCTATGCAGCAATGAGAAGAGCCAAAAAGAAACTTAAATATGTATACAGCGGCAATCTGAAATAA
- a CDS encoding ABC transporter ATP-binding protein yields the protein MNVIELNNICKAFGSNKANHNVCFNLKKGEIHALLGENGAGKSTLMNILYGLYSCDSGNIMINGELVDVENPSKAIAHGVGMVHQHFMLVPQLSVTQNIFLGMKETGLFLKMDELKKRVSDLNESFGFNVDPSAFIWQLPVGVQQKVEILKALMRDAKILILDEPTAVLTPNEVEELFASIKKLTDSGYSIILITHKMEEVLDYCDRVTIMREGKVVDTINVSEADQDILAKAMVGRDVCLDRIIEDQEPGEVLLKLNEITVLNDKKLPAVNNLSLEVARGEILGIAGVDGNGQLELGEAIVGLRKIEHGSMSLLNQDTTNAVPRTMMDLGMAHIPDDRHKKGLVLDFSIKENLILGSQRDKKYRSGMMMNYGTVKDEAERLVEEFDVRPRNIELTGGMLSGGNQQKVILAREVSRNPEVLIALQPTRGLDIGAIEFVRGKIIEERKNNKAILLVSTDLDEILTLSDRIAIMYKGEIIGIVSPDTPVEEIGLLMGGIKDKKAKGGVA from the coding sequence TTGAACGTAATCGAGCTGAACAATATTTGTAAAGCTTTCGGTAGCAACAAAGCAAACCACAATGTTTGTTTCAATCTTAAAAAAGGAGAAATCCACGCCTTGCTTGGTGAGAACGGAGCAGGAAAGAGCACACTTATGAACATCCTGTATGGCTTATATAGTTGTGATTCTGGGAATATCATGATCAATGGTGAATTGGTCGATGTTGAAAATCCTAGCAAAGCAATTGCGCACGGAGTAGGTATGGTTCACCAACACTTTATGTTGGTACCACAACTCAGTGTTACCCAAAACATATTTTTGGGTATGAAAGAAACAGGATTGTTTCTTAAGATGGATGAGCTTAAAAAGAGAGTATCGGACTTGAATGAAAGTTTTGGCTTCAATGTTGATCCATCTGCTTTTATATGGCAACTGCCAGTAGGGGTGCAACAGAAGGTGGAAATTTTGAAAGCTCTAATGCGAGATGCAAAAATTCTTATTCTGGATGAACCGACTGCTGTTTTAACACCAAATGAAGTAGAAGAACTGTTTGCGTCAATTAAGAAATTAACAGATAGCGGTTATTCAATCATTCTAATTACGCACAAGATGGAAGAAGTATTAGATTATTGCGACCGTGTAACCATCATGCGTGAAGGTAAGGTTGTCGATACAATAAACGTATCTGAAGCAGATCAAGATATTCTGGCGAAAGCCATGGTAGGACGTGATGTTTGTCTTGATCGCATCATAGAAGACCAAGAGCCAGGAGAAGTTCTCCTGAAGCTAAATGAAATAACCGTTTTAAATGATAAAAAATTACCGGCTGTAAATAACCTTAGCTTGGAAGTAGCAAGAGGTGAAATCTTAGGAATAGCCGGTGTCGATGGGAATGGCCAGTTGGAATTGGGTGAGGCTATCGTAGGGCTTAGAAAGATTGAACATGGCAGTATGAGCCTACTCAATCAAGATACCACCAATGCTGTACCGAGAACCATGATGGATTTAGGTATGGCACACATACCGGATGACCGGCATAAAAAGGGATTGGTGCTAGACTTTTCGATTAAGGAAAACCTAATACTGGGTTCTCAAAGAGATAAAAAGTATCGAAGTGGAATGATGATGAACTATGGTACGGTAAAAGATGAAGCAGAACGTCTAGTGGAAGAATTCGACGTTCGTCCTCGTAATATTGAATTAACGGGTGGAATGCTTTCAGGTGGCAACCAGCAAAAAGTTATCTTGGCAAGGGAAGTATCTAGAAACCCAGAGGTACTGATTGCGTTGCAACCGACCCGAGGTTTAGATATTGGTGCGATTGAATTTGTACGAGGAAAAATTATCGAAGAAAGAAAGAATAATAAAGCAATCCTTTTGGTTTCTACGGATTTAGATGAAATTCTTACTTTAAGTGATCGTATTGCCATTATGTATAAAGGTGAAATAATCGGCATTGTATCTCCGGATACCCCTGTTGAAGAAATTGGTCTTCTTATGGGTGGTATCAAGGATAAGAAAGCAAAAGGAGGGGTGGCATAA
- a CDS encoding GntR family transcriptional regulator — translation MYIPISQDSDIPIYQQIVDAIKDAVLSEELKEGEAMPSIRSLAKELGISAITSKRAYEELEKMGYIVTIRKKGSFIRGVNKAKLLDARRKIIQGKIQEAVQMAKRTQMEYGELEKMLKKSFTDEREE, via the coding sequence ATGTACATTCCAATATCGCAGGATTCAGACATACCAATATATCAACAAATAGTTGATGCAATCAAGGATGCCGTACTCTCCGAAGAATTGAAAGAAGGAGAAGCGATGCCTTCGATACGAAGTTTGGCTAAGGAACTGGGCATTAGTGCTATTACCAGTAAACGAGCCTACGAAGAACTAGAAAAGATGGGATATATTGTAACAATTCGAAAGAAAGGCTCCTTTATCCGGGGTGTAAATAAAGCTAAATTGCTAGATGCAAGAAGGAAAATCATACAGGGAAAAATACAAGAAGCTGTTCAAATGGCTAAGAGAACCCAAATGGAATATGGTGAGTTAGAAAAAATGTTGAAAAAATCTTTTACAGATGAAAGAGAGGAGTAG
- a CDS encoding DNA polymerase IV, giving the protein MFIFHVDANSAFLSWSAAYALEQGHPIDFRDIPSVVGGDQQKRRGIVLAKSIPAKHYGIRTGDTLVEARSLCPELVVVSPNYQLYVSCSDALYHLLSEYSPIVQRYSVDECFLEYKQGRFTTDPFQVGLEIKNRVREELGFTVNVGLSSNKLLAKMGSELKKPDHFHTLFPNEVEEKMWPLPVEELFMVGRATKRKLYKLNIRTIGELANTPQSLLIDVFKSHGALIHQYANGIDNSRVVSGSTLLQKNVGNSTTIAFDACDIQEAHLVLLSLCERVAMRLRRMGGMAQVIAVTVKTAEFVHYQLQRKLPTPVDETRELFQAAKNLFDEVWKKEPIRHIGIHLSELVPNDFYQLTFLDPKNREKEQQLDKTVDALRNRFGEKSLVRSCFLDSGIKPLQGGVNEGDYPMMSSHL; this is encoded by the coding sequence ATGTTTATTTTTCACGTTGATGCTAACAGTGCCTTTTTAAGCTGGTCTGCAGCCTATGCACTGGAACAAGGGCATCCTATAGATTTTAGAGATATTCCTTCTGTCGTCGGTGGTGACCAACAGAAACGTCGGGGTATTGTGCTGGCAAAATCTATTCCAGCCAAGCACTATGGTATTCGTACTGGCGACACACTAGTAGAGGCGAGAAGCCTCTGCCCTGAGCTTGTGGTCGTAAGCCCAAACTACCAGCTATATGTATCTTGTAGTGATGCACTTTACCATTTGCTGTCTGAATATTCTCCCATTGTGCAACGATATTCTGTCGACGAATGTTTTCTAGAATACAAGCAAGGCCGCTTCACCACAGACCCTTTTCAAGTGGGATTAGAAATAAAAAATCGCGTTCGTGAGGAACTCGGCTTCACCGTTAATGTTGGCCTTTCTAGCAACAAGCTATTGGCTAAAATGGGTTCGGAATTAAAGAAGCCTGACCATTTTCATACCCTTTTTCCGAATGAAGTGGAAGAAAAGATGTGGCCTCTACCAGTCGAAGAACTTTTTATGGTGGGTAGGGCCACCAAGCGTAAGCTCTATAAGTTGAATATTCGCACCATAGGTGAACTGGCCAATACACCACAATCACTGCTTATAGACGTATTCAAAAGTCACGGCGCTCTCATTCATCAATATGCCAATGGCATCGACAATTCTCGAGTGGTTTCAGGTAGTACATTACTACAAAAAAATGTGGGGAATTCCACTACGATTGCCTTCGATGCATGTGACATTCAAGAAGCTCATTTGGTACTTTTATCCTTATGTGAACGAGTTGCTATGCGACTTAGACGTATGGGTGGAATGGCTCAAGTAATAGCTGTTACAGTAAAGACTGCAGAATTCGTCCACTACCAACTACAACGCAAATTACCTACCCCGGTGGATGAGACACGTGAACTATTTCAAGCAGCCAAAAACCTCTTTGATGAGGTATGGAAGAAAGAGCCGATCCGCCATATTGGCATCCATTTGTCTGAGCTGGTTCCCAATGACTTTTATCAGCTCACATTTTTAGATCCAAAAAACCGTGAAAAAGAACAGCAATTGGACAAAACCGTGGATGCGTTACGTAACCGGTTTGGAGAAAAGTCATTGGTGCGTAGCTGCTTTTTAGACAGTGGCATTAAGCCACTCCAAGGTGGTGTCAACGAAGGTGATTATCCTATGATGTCAAGCCATCTCTAG
- the amrA gene encoding AmmeMemoRadiSam system protein A produces the protein MNSEKKAILRLAKEAVESYARGNGKIDIPEWLPKQLSQKKAAVFVSLKKEHLLRGCIGTLEPTCSSLAQEVIEMAVEASSHDPRFPKVQAEELENLTYSVDILSETEPVASVEELDVKRYGVIVSSAWRRGVLLPCLEGVDSVQTQIEIALKKAGIKPNEKYEMERFEVTRCSVEEDDLCEGS, from the coding sequence ATGAATAGTGAAAAAAAAGCTATTTTGCGCTTAGCCAAGGAAGCCGTGGAATCTTATGCTAGAGGAAACGGAAAAATTGATATCCCCGAGTGGTTGCCAAAACAATTATCTCAAAAAAAAGCAGCAGTTTTTGTCAGCCTAAAGAAAGAACATTTGCTCAGAGGATGCATCGGAACCTTGGAACCAACATGTTCTTCTTTGGCCCAAGAAGTCATAGAAATGGCTGTAGAAGCTTCTAGCCATGATCCCCGGTTTCCCAAAGTACAGGCAGAAGAATTGGAAAATTTAACATATTCGGTAGACATCTTGTCAGAGACGGAACCAGTTGCTAGCGTGGAAGAATTAGATGTTAAGCGCTATGGGGTGATTGTGAGCAGTGCTTGGCGACGTGGTGTACTCCTGCCTTGTCTAGAAGGTGTAGACAGTGTGCAAACGCAAATTGAAATTGCCTTGAAAAAGGCGGGAATAAAACCGAATGAAAAATATGAAATGGAACGGTTTGAAGTTACACGCTGCTCTGTGGAAGAAGATGATTTATGTGAAGGAAGCTAG
- a CDS encoding IS110 family transposase, with protein MIYVGIDVAKNKHDCFIVDSEGEIIHNVFTFKNSRQGFNLLLQTIPDVSHSQILIGLEATGHYSNNLINFLTENNLPVIILNPLQTSLFRKAQTLRKTKTDSVDAKTITMMLRTGDFKSHSPVSYHHRELKSLSRHRSRLVKTRASYKMSITRLLDIVFPELPALVWSIHQASVYQLLLAFPNTREIADAHLTKLTHVLSKASHGRYGKEEAVAIRDSARTSIGTCSPSLSYELKQTIHLIQNLQNEIKELDQIIEQLVGELNSPLLSIPGISHRLAAVILSEIGDITRFESPAKLLAFAGLDPSTHQSGKFTATQTRMVKRGSPYLRWALLQAARLIVMRDATFKEYYKKKRSEGKHHYVALSHTTKKLIRVIFKLLSSNQNYVEQ; from the coding sequence ATGATCTATGTTGGTATCGATGTCGCCAAGAATAAACATGACTGCTTTATTGTTGATTCGGAGGGTGAAATCATCCATAACGTATTCACCTTCAAAAACTCTCGCCAGGGTTTCAACCTATTACTGCAAACCATTCCTGACGTGAGTCACTCGCAAATACTAATAGGACTTGAAGCCACTGGACATTACAGCAATAATCTCATCAACTTCCTGACAGAAAACAATCTTCCCGTGATTATTCTCAATCCTCTGCAAACCAGTCTTTTCAGAAAAGCTCAAACGCTTAGAAAGACCAAAACAGATTCGGTTGATGCAAAAACCATTACTATGATGCTCAGAACAGGTGACTTCAAATCCCACTCACCTGTATCTTACCACCATAGAGAGCTCAAGTCACTTTCTAGACACCGATCGCGTCTTGTCAAAACCAGAGCTTCTTACAAAATGTCCATCACTAGATTGTTAGATATCGTTTTCCCGGAGCTCCCAGCCTTGGTCTGGTCTATCCATCAGGCTTCTGTCTATCAGCTCCTACTGGCTTTTCCTAACACTCGAGAAATTGCCGATGCTCACCTAACCAAGCTTACTCATGTCCTTAGTAAAGCTTCCCATGGACGTTATGGAAAAGAAGAAGCTGTAGCTATTCGTGATTCTGCCAGAACATCTATTGGCACATGTTCACCATCTTTATCCTATGAACTTAAGCAAACCATTCACTTGATACAAAACCTGCAGAACGAGATTAAAGAGCTGGATCAAATAATTGAACAGCTTGTTGGTGAACTGAATTCTCCCTTGCTCAGCATACCTGGCATTTCCCATCGGTTGGCAGCTGTCATCCTCTCGGAAATCGGAGACATCACCAGGTTTGAATCTCCCGCTAAGCTGCTTGCCTTCGCAGGGTTGGATCCATCCACACATCAGTCTGGCAAGTTCACAGCGACTCAAACCAGAATGGTCAAGCGAGGATCCCCTTACTTGCGCTGGGCCCTCTTGCAAGCCGCCAGGTTGATTGTGATGCGAGATGCGACCTTCAAAGAGTACTATAAGAAGAAACGTTCTGAAGGCAAACATCACTATGTCGCTCTGTCTCATACAACTAAAAAGCTGATCCGGGTCATCTTTAAACTATTGTCTAGCAACCAGAACTACGTCGAGCAGTAG
- a CDS encoding glycerate kinase, which translates to MIDRQLHVVVAPDSFKGSLSAHEAAVAIEKGVHDVLPNAVVDKIPLSDGGEGLVKNTINALGGSFRSIEVTGPDFEPVVATYGFLDKQTAVMEMAQASGIILSKWHDPSSTTTYGTGEMIRDAIKQGAKKIILGIGGSATNDGGIGMAAALGARFLDSHGKGVELSGSGLSSIESIDLSFYDKRISDIEIVVACDVTNPLYGENGAAYVYAAQKGANSEMIRRLDKGLRNYHRALQKSLGLDCANKEGAGAAGGLGAGLLAFTNATLRPGIEIVFELLDFDNKLAGVDLVITGEGSIDAQTLEGKVLLGVGRYTKKRGIPTIALCGQYKGDLSILNQEGITSVFSINHELIDEQLAIMKTAETVTLTTRQIIRTVNALGVMQGE; encoded by the coding sequence ATGATAGATAGACAACTTCATGTAGTAGTGGCTCCGGATAGTTTCAAAGGTAGCCTGAGCGCTCATGAGGCTGCCGTAGCCATAGAAAAAGGTGTCCACGATGTGCTACCAAATGCAGTTGTGGATAAAATTCCCTTATCAGATGGTGGAGAAGGGTTAGTGAAAAATACAATAAATGCATTGGGAGGTAGTTTCCGTAGTATTGAAGTTACAGGGCCGGATTTTGAGCCAGTTGTAGCTACCTATGGTTTTCTAGATAAACAGACTGCAGTCATGGAAATGGCTCAAGCCTCCGGTATTATTCTAAGCAAATGGCACGATCCTTCTAGTACCACTACCTATGGCACTGGTGAAATGATACGTGATGCCATAAAACAAGGTGCTAAAAAGATTATTCTAGGTATTGGAGGCAGTGCAACCAATGATGGTGGGATTGGGATGGCCGCAGCATTAGGCGCGCGGTTTCTAGATTCTCATGGCAAGGGTGTAGAACTTTCTGGATCGGGACTATCTAGCATTGAATCCATAGATTTATCTTTTTATGACAAAAGAATAAGTGATATCGAAATTGTAGTGGCCTGTGATGTAACGAATCCACTTTATGGCGAGAATGGTGCTGCCTATGTGTATGCTGCTCAAAAAGGAGCAAATAGTGAGATGATTCGAAGACTGGATAAAGGGCTTCGAAATTACCACAGAGCTCTACAAAAATCCTTAGGTCTAGATTGTGCAAACAAAGAGGGGGCTGGAGCTGCTGGCGGTTTAGGTGCGGGCTTGCTGGCTTTTACAAACGCTACCCTAAGACCGGGTATAGAAATAGTTTTCGAACTTCTTGACTTTGATAATAAACTTGCTGGTGTAGACTTGGTTATTACAGGAGAAGGAAGTATTGATGCGCAGACTTTGGAAGGAAAAGTACTATTAGGTGTAGGCAGGTACACGAAGAAAAGAGGAATTCCGACAATCGCCCTATGCGGTCAATATAAAGGAGATTTAAGCATATTAAACCAAGAAGGTATTACATCTGTGTTTAGCATCAACCACGAACTGATTGATGAGCAGCTGGCTATCATGAAGACAGCTGAAACTGTAACACTGACTACAAGACAGATTATCCGCACTGTGAATGCTTTGGGAGTAATGCAGGGAGAGTAA
- a CDS encoding N-formylglutamate amidohydrolase, with amino-acid sequence MKKLPILLSIPHGGVKVPHFLVDRINLTPLELLIDSDTRTKEVFGFSDLVEGYVDIDIARCVVDVNRAYKADSKSVFKDLSHNNKRIWKNTGLSSFEREKLLCNYYHPYHLNISNILSSSNIELAIDAHAMIPQKRAGKQEGRIKRPLFCISNRGSNDPRFPENNITAPFSLMKKLKKNLEDEFSDMLLFDTEDIVKINDPFRGGYITAYHGTDPKVPFIQIEINRALYLPPEQAISLTESTAEKERIKIIRDKLLLVMEKTICA; translated from the coding sequence ATGAAGAAACTACCAATTTTGTTATCGATTCCCCATGGAGGTGTAAAGGTACCACACTTTTTGGTAGACCGTATTAATTTGACACCATTAGAATTACTAATCGATAGCGATACAAGAACCAAGGAAGTATTTGGATTCAGCGATTTAGTAGAGGGTTACGTTGATATAGACATTGCTCGTTGCGTAGTAGATGTAAATCGTGCCTATAAAGCGGATTCAAAAAGTGTTTTTAAGGATTTATCCCATAACAATAAGAGAATTTGGAAGAATACTGGATTAAGTAGTTTTGAACGGGAGAAGTTGCTTTGCAATTATTACCATCCCTACCACTTGAATATAAGCAATATTCTTTCATCCTCCAATATCGAATTGGCCATAGATGCCCATGCCATGATTCCTCAAAAGAGAGCAGGAAAGCAGGAAGGTAGAATCAAAAGACCCTTATTCTGTATCAGCAACAGAGGCTCCAATGATCCTAGATTTCCTGAAAATAATATTACAGCTCCTTTTTCATTAATGAAAAAACTGAAGAAAAATTTAGAAGATGAATTTTCGGACATGCTATTATTTGATACAGAAGATATTGTGAAAATAAATGACCCTTTTCGCGGTGGATATATTACGGCCTACCACGGAACGGATCCCAAGGTTCCTTTTATTCAAATAGAGATTAATCGAGCCCTTTATTTACCACCAGAACAAGCAATTAGCCTTACAGAAAGTACGGCAGAAAAAGAACGTATCAAAATCATACGTGATAAGTTGCTACTGGTTATGGAAAAAACAATCTGTGCATAA
- a CDS encoding ABC transporter ATP-binding protein, translating to MENILEINGITKRYKDFTLDNINLSLQKGSIMGFIGPNGAGKSTTIKAILNLIRIDEGNIEFFGKDSKKFEREIKNRIGFVLDRSHFYKEISLENMKNIVAPFYEDWNEMMFQEYLKRFELNPKKKIKALSKGMTMKFTLSLALSHNAELLIMDEPTDGLDPVVRHEVVEILNELTRTEEKTILYSTHITSDIDRLVDYVTYINRGKIVLSESKESLYDTYAMIQGPEEVLSKELLRKQASDIVGFNRNAFGFKALVKNPQSIRSRYQNSIHYANPTLEEILIYHKKGEEDVSTRI from the coding sequence ATGGAAAATATTTTGGAAATAAATGGCATTACCAAACGTTATAAGGACTTTACTTTGGACAATATTAATTTATCGTTACAAAAGGGAAGCATAATGGGTTTCATTGGGCCAAATGGAGCAGGAAAGAGTACCACAATCAAAGCTATCTTGAATCTCATAAGAATAGATGAGGGAAATATTGAATTTTTTGGAAAAGACAGTAAAAAATTTGAAAGAGAAATCAAAAATAGAATTGGATTCGTACTTGATCGAAGCCATTTCTATAAGGAAATATCGTTGGAAAATATGAAAAATATTGTGGCCCCCTTCTATGAAGATTGGAATGAGATGATGTTTCAAGAATACTTAAAGCGATTTGAACTCAATCCTAAAAAAAAGATTAAAGCATTATCCAAAGGTATGACCATGAAATTTACACTAAGTCTAGCCTTGAGCCATAATGCAGAATTGTTAATTATGGATGAACCTACAGATGGACTGGATCCTGTGGTACGTCATGAAGTGGTAGAAATTTTAAATGAACTTACTAGAACCGAAGAAAAGACGATACTGTATTCAACGCATATTACTTCCGATATTGATCGACTAGTAGATTATGTGACATATATTAATCGAGGGAAGATTGTGCTGAGTGAGAGCAAAGAATCTTTGTATGATACGTATGCAATGATTCAGGGGCCGGAAGAAGTTTTAAGTAAAGAACTTTTACGAAAGCAGGCGTCAGACATTGTTGGATTTAACCGCAATGCTTTTGGATTTAAGGCATTGGTGAAGAATCCTCAAAGTATACGGTCGCGTTATCAAAACAGTATACATTATGCGAATCCTACCTTGGAAGAAATTTTGATTTATCATAAGAAAGGAGAAGAAGATGTTTCAACTCGTATATAA
- a CDS encoding ABC-2 transporter permease: MFQLVYKDIAIQKKSFLIVLGYILFFVAIFQSQPNMMYSATVVATTYILAMGGFALDDQAEADTFLNSLPVTRANLVGAKYVSLMLFFLFGTVCYGVLYQLLYLLGLPIQMGSITIENLIGAVVAVSLINSIYFPILFKIGYHRAKIFNFILFFGVFSGFSLLSLKMQKSTSVGTLSKLEQFINQKPDILLAGILLAMAAILLLISFGFSLYFYKRRDF; this comes from the coding sequence ATGTTTCAACTCGTATATAAGGATATCGCTATCCAGAAAAAATCATTTCTTATTGTTTTGGGATATATACTTTTTTTCGTAGCAATTTTTCAATCACAGCCAAACATGATGTATTCCGCAACGGTGGTAGCTACTACCTATATTTTGGCTATGGGAGGATTTGCTTTGGATGATCAAGCTGAGGCAGATACCTTCCTAAATAGTCTGCCGGTAACCCGTGCAAATCTGGTAGGAGCCAAGTATGTATCCTTGATGCTATTTTTTCTGTTTGGAACAGTTTGCTATGGAGTGCTCTATCAGCTGCTTTATTTGTTGGGACTACCAATTCAAATGGGGAGTATCACAATCGAAAACCTAATAGGGGCGGTAGTAGCTGTAAGTTTAATTAATTCTATTTATTTTCCAATTCTATTTAAAATAGGATATCACAGGGCTAAAATATTCAATTTTATATTGTTCTTTGGTGTTTTTTCTGGTTTTTCTTTACTGTCGTTAAAAATGCAGAAAAGTACTAGCGTGGGTACATTAAGCAAACTTGAACAATTTATAAACCAAAAACCCGATATTCTACTAGCAGGAATACTTTTGGCTATGGCTGCAATATTACTTCTTATTTCTTTTGGATTTTCATTGTATTTTTACAAGCGGCGCGACTTTTAA